A single genomic interval of Chryseobacterium paludis harbors:
- a CDS encoding CPBP family intramembrane glutamic endopeptidase: MSLNGKYSLGIILAFTLLALAMLYLIPLINVITDSKSINTHVFFYSRIVLWMIMSLIFCYNAVIEKEPFFLWREKRYSLFFYIGAVVCLYFICAVGGAFINAVIMTLHREQISNKLIQLQSLFKGNYFLIISICLTAGVVEELLMRGYIQPRVEKIYHSPILGVLASAVLFGILHSTYGTIGQVVIPFFIGVVFAIFYKLYSNIKILIICHFMYDFISLMIMNFIDIKHLSSF; encoded by the coding sequence ATGAGTCTTAATGGAAAATATTCTTTAGGAATAATCCTTGCTTTTACGCTTCTTGCATTGGCAATGCTTTATTTAATCCCTTTGATAAATGTGATCACAGATTCTAAAAGCATTAATACCCATGTTTTTTTCTACAGTAGGATTGTTCTTTGGATGATTATGTCATTAATTTTTTGTTATAATGCCGTAATAGAAAAAGAGCCCTTCTTTCTTTGGAGAGAGAAAAGATATTCTTTATTCTTTTATATTGGAGCAGTTGTCTGTCTTTATTTTATCTGTGCGGTCGGAGGAGCATTTATTAATGCTGTCATTATGACTTTACATCGGGAACAAATCAGTAATAAGCTTATTCAATTGCAATCTTTGTTTAAGGGTAATTATTTTCTCATCATTTCCATTTGCCTAACAGCAGGTGTTGTAGAAGAATTGCTAATGAGAGGCTACATTCAACCTAGAGTAGAGAAAATATACCATAGCCCGATTTTAGGAGTCTTGGCATCAGCTGTTTTATTTGGCATTCTCCATAGCACGTATGGAACGATAGGCCAAGTCGTAATTCCATTTTTTATTGGAGTAGTTTTTGCTATATTTTACAAATTATATTCGAATATTAAAATCCTTATTATCTGTCATTTTATGTATGATTTTATCTCTTTGATGATCATGAATTTTATTGATATTAAACACTTATCTTCTTTTTAA
- the yaaA gene encoding peroxide stress protein YaaA, translating to MKIITSPAKLMNVENSTDLLRSTTPKFIEDAEFIQSFLKHKSPKYLSELMEISPKLADENWERNQKWKSNPKPKESAPAMFAFTGEVYRGLDAKTLDKKAIDYLQKHYRMLSGLYGLLKPSDKVMLYRLEMGRHFEFDHYKNLYEFWREKITEQLNSEMKKNEILLHLASNEYGKVIDRKKLNHKVIDFDFYELKEGKLKTIVVYTKHARGLVVRFCAETNAKTLNDVKAFNYDGYRIDEDKSTDTKLVFTR from the coding sequence ATGAAAATTATTACATCACCTGCCAAATTAATGAATGTAGAAAACTCAACTGATTTGCTGAGATCTACTACTCCCAAGTTCATTGAAGATGCAGAATTTATACAATCTTTTTTAAAGCATAAATCCCCCAAATACCTTTCCGAATTAATGGAGATCTCTCCTAAACTGGCGGATGAAAACTGGGAAAGAAATCAAAAATGGAAATCAAATCCAAAACCAAAAGAGTCTGCTCCTGCAATGTTTGCTTTTACAGGTGAGGTCTATAGAGGTCTTGATGCAAAAACTTTGGATAAAAAAGCTATAGATTATCTGCAAAAACACTACAGAATGCTTTCCGGATTATATGGTTTACTAAAACCTTCGGATAAAGTAATGCTGTACAGACTGGAAATGGGTCGTCATTTTGAATTTGATCACTATAAAAATCTCTATGAGTTTTGGCGTGAAAAAATTACTGAGCAATTAAATTCGGAGATGAAAAAGAATGAAATTTTACTTCACCTAGCCAGTAACGAATATGGAAAGGTAATTGACAGAAAGAAACTGAATCATAAGGTAATTGATTTCGATTTCTATGAGTTAAAAGAAGGAAAATTAAAAACCATTGTTGTCTATACTAAACATGCAAGAGGTCTGGTTGTGAGATTCTGTGCCGAAACTAATGCAAAAACACTTAATGATGTAAAAGCTTTCAATTATGACGGCTACAGAATAGATGAAGATAAGTCAACTGATACAAAATTGGTTTTTACAAGATAA